GACCAGTCGAAGGTGAGCGGACTCGAGTTGATTCCCAGGAGGACGACGTTTCGGCGCGGCTGCGCGCGGCGTGGCGCATCGGGGTCTCCCGTGTCCCCTCCGGCGCCGGGCGCCTCCCGGCCGGCGTCCGTCAGCCCGCGAGCCGCTTCGCCCGGGTCCTCCGCCGCCGGATCCTCCGCGGCCGGGTCGACTTCCGGCGCCAGGACCTCCGCCGAATCGCCGGCCGCCGCAAGCGAATCCGCCCCGGGCGTGGCCGCCGCGGCCTCCCGGCCGGTCGAATCCGCCTCGAGCGAGCGGCCCTCCAGCAGCGCTTCCGCTTCGGGATCGAGTTCGACTTCCTCGCGCAGCTTGGCTTCGAAGGTCTGGTTCAGGGTGAGGCGAAGCCGGTTCTCCTCCTTGGAATTCGACACCGGGAACCCCGGGATCGCCAGCAGGGAATCGGAGGCCTCCACGGCCGGGGAATAGTCGTAGTGAAAGCGCGGCGAGACCTTGTGTCGGATCCGCTCGAACGGGCCGACACCGGGAAAGAACCCGTAGATGTCGGTGGACACCGCGGCTCCGATACGGAGGCGCGCGGGTGCCGCGATGAGCTCTCCGTTCGTGTCGTCCGACTGGAACCGGCTCGCGTCCACGCTCAGCGTCGGACGAAGCGTCGTGCTCCCGATGAGGTCGATCTGGTATTCCGCCTGTGCTCCGTAGTCCAGCTTCGAAACGCTCCCGGACGCCGCAGCCGCCGTCGTGTCGGCGCCGGACACCGGCTGGAACGGCAGTACGGAGTTGCGGTTGAAGCTCGTCCGCCCGCTGACTCCGAAGGAGCCGATGCGCACGGCGCTGTTCGCGGACGCCACTTCGGTCCTCTTGCCGTCGCTCTCTTCCTGGGTCCGGTCGAGGCGCGAAGCGGAGAAGGCGCCGTTTACGACGATGTTGTTGAACGGCCCGCTGCGGTTGCGGGGCGCGCGGAAGAGAGTCAGGGGCGAGAAGGTCATCTGAAGCTTGGGCAGCGTGAGGTCCGTCCGCCCCTTCTGCGCCCCCAGATCCTGGCGCCGGCTCCCGCTCACGTTGACGGACGCGAAGGGGAACCGGTGCTGGACCCCGACATCCGACGCGATCCGTTGCGTCTGGACCGTCGGGTCGAAGGTCTGACGCTCGAAGACGGTGGTGTTCGAGATGAAGTTCGCGTTGACCCGAATGTCCGTGACGGGGGTCAACTCGTGATTGTGCCGCATCTGGAACTGCAGGGTCTTCTCGTTCCCGAAGCTGTAGCTCGCGATGACGTTGCCGCGGAAGAACTTCTTGATCGAGCGGTATCGGACGGCCCCGTTGAGGCGCGTGAACCGTCCGCTGAACCAGTCCGCCGTCGCCTGCGCATCCATGAAGTCGTTGAACGCGAAGTAGTACCCGAAGTCGGTGATGCTCCGGCGGGCGTTGCTGGAGGACGCGACGACATCGTTGAACCCGAAGCGGGGCGGCAGAAAGCCGCTTCTCCGCTCCTCCCGAATGTCCTGTGCGAAGAAGGGAAGCCACGCGACGGGCACGTTCTGGATGTAGAGAGTCACGGGCCACGCCACGACGATATCGTTGGAAACGACCTTGATCTGCCCGGCGCGAAAGTAGTAGTGCGGTTCATCGAGGTCGCACGAGGTGAAGTTCCCGGTCTCGACGAAGGCGGTGCCGGAGCCCCGCATCGTCATGAGCCCCCGGATGAACCAGTCGGCGCCCTGCTGGGCGAACGAGGTTCGCGCGTCCACGACGGTGCCCTTGGTGGCGGAGACATCGTAGTTCAGACACTCGTCGGAGATGACGTTCTCCCCTTCCCCGGTGAGCGAGATGTTGCCGCAGCCCCGCACGAACTGCAGACCCGCCTCGTAGGTGATCGTGTCCGCGTCGATCGTGGACTGCTCGTACATCACCTGTGCCTCACGATTGAGCTGCACTCGTTGCCGGTCGACATCCAGCTCGACCCCGCGCCCCTGGTAACGAATCGCTTGATAGCCCGGCTCCCCGAGGAGCTGTCCGAAGATGTCATCCTGTTGCGGGAAGGGCGGGTCGTCCGGACCGGCATCGAGGGTGTCCGCGGCGGCCGAATCCGGAAGCGCGGGGCCCGCGGCCGCGGCGCTCGAGTCAACGGCCGCGGCCGGGTCGCCGACCGCGGCGGCGGAATCGCCAACGGCGGCGGAATCGCCCGCCGTCGCGGCGTCGCCGGCCGCAGCCGAGTCGGCTCCCGGGAGTTCCAGCGTATCCCGCGCCGTCGAGTCCCGGGAGACGGCATCCCGAGGCAGCGTGTCCCGCCCCGCGACCACGACCGTGTCGGTATCCGCCCGGACGGTGAACTGAAGGGGGCGGACGCCCGCGGGCGCGGCGCGCGCGGTTTCGGTTGCGCCGAGGCCGCCGAGCAGGGCCGCCAGCGCCAGGAGCGTGCGCAGCCTCAGGCGGAGCTTCCTTCCTCGGCGGCCCGCTCCGTCTCCTGGCGACGGCGCCGAAGCACCCGGGTCATGATCACCGAAATCTCGTAGAGGAACATCATCGGCAGCATCATCGCGAGCATCGTGTACGGGTCGGCGGGCGTGAGGAACGCCGAGACCACGGCCATCACGACGATCGCGTGACGCCGGTACTTCGCGAGCCCTTCGGGCGTCACGATCCCGACCAGCGACAGGAAGACGAGCACCACCGGCAACTCGAAGATGAGCCCGAACGCCAGGATCAACCGGACTGCGAAGGTCAGGTACTCGTTGATCATGATGACGGGGTTGAGCTCATCGAACGTGAAGAAGTTGAGCAGGATGTTGAGCCCTAGCGGCAGGACCAGGAAGTACGCCATCGAGATGCCGGCGATGAAGAGGATGGTTCCGGAGGCGATGGCCGGGATGGCGAACTTCCGCTCGCTCTCGTACAGGGCCGGCGAGAGGAAGCCCCAGGCCTGCAAGGCGAGGTAGGGGAAGGCCACGATGAGACCCACGATGAAGCCGAGCTTGAGGATGGTGATGAACGGCGTCGTCACGCTGGAGTAGTTCAGGGCCTCGCCCGGGAGGAGCTCCGCGATCGGCCGCTGGACGATGCCGAGCACGTCCCACTGCGTCACGGCCACCAGCCCGATGACCATGCCGACGATGAGCGCGAGGAGCGCCCGAATCAGGCGGGAGCGAAGCTCATCCAGGTGATCCAGGAAGGGCATCTCCGCCTGATCGGTCGCGCCCCGGGTCTGTCGCCGCAGCCTCATCGGCCCTCGTCGCCTCCCGCCGAGAACAGTTCGACCTGCCCGGCCGCGCTGTGTCCGGCGCGTCGCAGGAGTTGTCCAAGTTGTCGCACTTCCTCCATGAACTCCGTGGTGTCCTGGAAGTTCCGATACACGCTGGCGAAGCGCACGTACGCGACCTGGTCGAGGGCGCGGAGCCGTTCCATGACGAGTTCTCCCAGCCACAGGCTCGCGACATCCCGCTGGTCCGCGGCCGCCAGCTGTTCCTCGACTTCGTCCACGAGAAACTCGATGTCGCGGTTCGATACGGGTCGCTTCGCGCAGGCCACGCGGATGGAGGCGAGGAGCTTCCCGCGATCGTAGGTCTCCGAGCCGCCGTCCTTCTTCATGACGAGCAGGGGCTCTTCCTCGACCTGTTCATAGGTCGTGAAGCGTTCACCGCAGGAGAGGCACTCGCGCCGGCGGCGGATGGCCCGGCCCCCGCGACTCGTACGCGAGTCGACGACCCGCGCCTCGAGGTGGTTACAGCCGGGACACTGCACGGTAGCCTGCGGTCACCGCGGGGTCCGCGGCACTAGCAGCCTTTGCCACGGACGGCTAGCCGCCCAGCCTCTCGCGTTCCCGGCGGGCCTCCGGGGCCTCGGGGCTGTTCGGATAGCCGCTCTCGATCTGTACGAACAGCCGCCGCGCCACCGCCGTGTTGCCCCGTCCCGCCTCGATCATCGCCCGGCGAAAGAGCGCCGCGGGAGCCCGGCTCGAATCCGGATAGAGTTCCGTCAGCCGACGGTACTCCTCGAGCG
Above is a window of Candidatus Palauibacter scopulicola DNA encoding:
- the nrdR gene encoding transcriptional regulator NrdR encodes the protein MQCPGCNHLEARVVDSRTSRGGRAIRRRRECLSCGERFTTYEQVEEEPLLVMKKDGGSETYDRGKLLASIRVACAKRPVSNRDIEFLVDEVEEQLAAADQRDVASLWLGELVMERLRALDQVAYVRFASVYRNFQDTTEFMEEVRQLGQLLRRAGHSAAGQVELFSAGGDEGR
- the tatC gene encoding twin-arginine translocase subunit TatC, with translation MRLRRQTRGATDQAEMPFLDHLDELRSRLIRALLALIVGMVIGLVAVTQWDVLGIVQRPIAELLPGEALNYSSVTTPFITILKLGFIVGLIVAFPYLALQAWGFLSPALYESERKFAIPAIASGTILFIAGISMAYFLVLPLGLNILLNFFTFDELNPVIMINEYLTFAVRLILAFGLIFELPVVLVFLSLVGIVTPEGLAKYRRHAIVVMAVVSAFLTPADPYTMLAMMLPMMFLYEISVIMTRVLRRRRQETERAAEEGSSA
- a CDS encoding putative LPS assembly protein LptD, translating into MVAGRDTLPRDAVSRDSTARDTLELPGADSAAAGDAATAGDSAAVGDSAAAVGDPAAAVDSSAAAAGPALPDSAAADTLDAGPDDPPFPQQDDIFGQLLGEPGYQAIRYQGRGVELDVDRQRVQLNREAQVMYEQSTIDADTITYEAGLQFVRGCGNISLTGEGENVISDECLNYDVSATKGTVVDARTSFAQQGADWFIRGLMTMRGSGTAFVETGNFTSCDLDEPHYYFRAGQIKVVSNDIVVAWPVTLYIQNVPVAWLPFFAQDIREERRSGFLPPRFGFNDVVASSSNARRSITDFGYYFAFNDFMDAQATADWFSGRFTRLNGAVRYRSIKKFFRGNVIASYSFGNEKTLQFQMRHNHELTPVTDIRVNANFISNTTVFERQTFDPTVQTQRIASDVGVQHRFPFASVNVSGSRRQDLGAQKGRTDLTLPKLQMTFSPLTLFRAPRNRSGPFNNIVVNGAFSASRLDRTQEESDGKRTEVASANSAVRIGSFGVSGRTSFNRNSVLPFQPVSGADTTAAAASGSVSKLDYGAQAEYQIDLIGSTTLRPTLSVDASRFQSDDTNGELIAAPARLRIGAAVSTDIYGFFPGVGPFERIRHKVSPRFHYDYSPAVEASDSLLAIPGFPVSNSKEENRLRLTLNQTFEAKLREEVELDPEAEALLEGRSLEADSTGREAAAATPGADSLAAAGDSAEVLAPEVDPAAEDPAAEDPGEAARGLTDAGREAPGAGGDTGDPDAPRRAQPRRNVVLLGINSSPLTFDWSRENESPLTTDRWSHRINSDLLRGLSLNMSLDLFEGTGEERVFAPILSSLTGSFTFSSASGLGGLLGLGGGGGGGGADPQSRLRNAADSRYRLQSFDENPDPGDPGLRAGGPWTLALTYSLQRGREDQSSQDRQSLNAVLSLNPSPNWRLAWRTTYNLTNKEFGEHLITLDRALHRWIATFMFARSPNGNFIFQMSVSLMDAPDLKFDYDQQSQDGQGGFGAGGLGGRRF